In Camelina sativa cultivar DH55 chromosome 16, Cs, whole genome shotgun sequence, a single window of DNA contains:
- the LOC104753429 gene encoding laccase-2-like, whose amino-acid sequence MKKLFVQYSNKYMATCVLHYLLVAFLIAISYNIDAASAGITRHYQFDIQLKNITRLCKTKTIVTVNGKFPGPKVTAREGDNLQIKVVNHVSNNISIHWHGIRQLRSGWADGPSYVTQCPIRTGQSYVYNFTVTGQRGTLWWHAHIQWMRATVYGPLIILPKLHQSYPFPKPYKQVPIIFGNIFLDHQCLVVFRFWFLVFSFYKKKGTSILGIEAHPIHLHGFNFYVVGQGFGNFNPASDPKQYNLVDPVERNTINVPSGGWVAIRFLADNPGTNPCPKNQTCQGPTNTTKFAASINNVSFILPNKTSLLQSYFTGKSKSVFMTDFPSAPIFPFNYTGTPPNNTMVSRGTKVVVLKYNTTVELVLQGTSILGIEAHPIHLHGFNFYVVGQGFGNFNPASDPKQYNLVDPVERNTINVPSGGXFNGLPGPLYNCSTKDAYKLMVKPGKTYLLRLINAALNDELFFTIANHTLTVVEADASYVKPFQTNIVLLGPGQTTNVLLKTKPSNPNATFYMLARPYFTGQGTIDNTTVAGILQYQPHSKSSKNLSIIKPSLPPINSTSYAANFTKMFRSLASSTFPANVPKSVDKNYFFTVGLGTNPCPKNQTCQGPTNTTKFAASINNVSFILPNKTSLLQSYFTGKSKSVFMTDFPSAPIFPFNYTGTPPNNTMVSRGTKVVVLKYNTTVELVLQGTSILGIEAHPIHLHGFNFYVVGQGFGNFNPASDPKQYNLVDPVERNTINVPSGGWVAIRFLADNPGVWLMHCHIDIHLSWGLTMAWVVSDGDLPNQKLLPPPSDLPKC is encoded by the exons atgaaaaaacttTTCGTTCAATATTCAAACAAATACATGGCTACGTGTGTTTTGCATTATCTTCTTGTGGCATTTCTGATTGCCATTAGTTACAACATCGATGCAGCATCGGCAGGAATTACGCGGCACTACCAGTTCgat ATTCAACTGAAAAACATCACAAGATTGTGCAAGACAAAAACAATCGTGACGGTCAATGGAAAATTTCCAGGGCCTAAGGTTACTGCAAGAGAAGGAGATAATCTACAGATCAAAGTTGTTAATCATGTATCCAATAACATCTCTATCCACTG gcATGGGATCCGGCAGCTAAGGAGCGGATGGGCTGATGGACCATCATATGTAACACAATGTCCAATTCGGACCGGACAAAGTTATGTTTACAACTTCACGGTGACCGGACAAAGAGGAACCTTGTGGTGGCATGCACATATTCAATGGATGAGAGCCACCGTGTATGGACCCTTGATCATTCTCCCTAAACTCCATCAGTCTTACCCGTTTCCCAAACCCTACAAACAAGTCCCTATAATCTTtggtaatatatttttggacCATCAATGTTTagtggtttttagattttggtttttagtttttagtttttacaaaaagaaa GGCACTAGCATCTTGGGTATTGAGGCCCACCCTATTCATCTTCATGGCTTCAACTTTTATGTGGTGGGTCAAGGGTTCGGCAATTTTAATCCGGCCAGTGATCCAAAACAGTACAATCTAGTCGATCCCGTCGAACGAAACACCATCAATGTTCCTTCCGGTGGTTGGGTCGCCATCCGCTTCCTTGCCGATAATCCCg GAACCAACCCTTGTCCTAAAAACCAAACATGCCAAGGACCAACGAATACGACGAAATTCGCAGCATCTATCAACAACGTGTCTTTCATCTTACCAAACAAGACTTCCCTACTACAATCATACTTCACTGGCAAGTCTAAGAGTGTTTTCATGACTGATTTCCCAAGTGCCCCTATTTTCCCATTTAATTACACGGGTACGCCACCAAACAATACAATGGTCTCAAGAGGGACCAAAGTTGTGGTCTTGAAGTACAACACAACTGTTGAGTTGGTGTTACAGGGCACTAGCATCTTGGGTATTGAGGCCCACCCTATTCATCTTCATGGCTTCAACTTTTATGTGGTGGGTCAAGGGTTCGGCAATTTTAATCCGGCCAGTGATCCAAAACAGTACAATCTAGTCGATCCCGTCGAACGAAACACCATCAATGTTCCTTCCGGTGGTTNGTTTAATGGACTTCCCGGCCCATTATACAATTGCTCTACAAAag ACGCATACAAACTGATGGTGAAACCTGGAAAGACGTATCTACTACGACTGATTAATGCTGCACTCAATGACGAACTCTTCTTTACCATAGCCAATCATACCTTGACGGTTGTTGAAGCTGATGCTAGCTACGTTAAACCATTCCAAACCAACATCGTGCTTCTTGGTCCGGGCCAAACCACCAACGTACTACTCAAAACGAAACCTAGTAATCCAAATGCTACCTTCTACATGTTGGCAAGACCATACTTCACGGGCCAAGGAACAATAGACAATACAACCGTTGCGGGGATTCTCCAATACCAGCCTCATTCCAAATCTTCTAAGAACCTTTCTATTATTAAACCATCTCTCCCTCCCATCAATAGTACAAGCTACGCCGcaaatttcacaaaaatgtTTAGAAGTTTGGCGAGTTCTACATTTCCGGCTAACGTGCCAAAAAGCGTGGACAAGAATTATTTCTTTACAGTCGGTTTAGGAACCAACCCTTGTCCTAAAAACCAAACATGCCAAGGACCAACGAATACGACGAAATTCGCAGCATCTATCAACAACGTGTCTTTCATCTTACCAAACAAGACTTCCCTACTACAATCATACTTCACTGGCAAGTCTAAGAGTGTTTTCATGACTGATTTCCCAAGTGCCCCTATTTTCCCATTTAATTACACGGGTACGCCACCAAACAACACAATGGTCTCAAGAGGGACCAAAGTTGTGGTCTTGAAGTACAACACAACTGTTGAATTGGTGTTACAGGGCACTAGCATCTTGGGTATTGAGGCCCACCCTATTCATCTTCATGGCTTCAACTTTTATGTGGTGGGTCAAGGGTTCGGCAATTTTAATCCGGCCAGTGATCCAAAACAGTACAATCTAGTCGATCCCGTCGAACGAAACACCATCAATGTTCCTTCCGGTGGTTGGGTCGCCATCCGCTTCCTTGCCGATAATCCCg GTGTGTGGTTGATGCATTGCCACATTGACATACATTTGAGTTGGGGTCTGACCATGGCTTGGGTGGTTTCGGACGGTGACCTTCCAAATCAGAAGCTCCTTCCTCCACCCTCAGATTTACCTAAATGTTGA